Proteins found in one Neofelis nebulosa isolate mNeoNeb1 chromosome 3, mNeoNeb1.pri, whole genome shotgun sequence genomic segment:
- the LOC131506348 gene encoding ubiquitin carboxyl-terminal hydrolase 17-like protein 6, giving the protein METPSPHCREESQFHVFPNLNSCGSNTGGAEGHGGPTLPEKPSPSSHTPCDLPNGWAPASIGLPPAKKPASWRRPSVVGAGLQNLGNTCYANAALQCLTYTPPLAGYMLSQEHSRSCGRQPFCVLCALQAHVTRALCRPGDVIRPPPKLLAAFHTHRQEDAHEFLMFTLDAMQEACLREDKPSEPQAQDATLIQQIFGGYWRSQIQCLHCQGVSSTLDPYLDISLDIRAAQSVSQALQHLVKPERLDGENAYRCSTCLDKVPASKTLTLHTCPKVLMLVLKRFCHFTGSKLAKEVQYPERLDMRRYVSGQNGGSLTYVLYAVLVHAGWNCHSGHYFCYIKAGNGQWYKMDDAKVTASDATSALSQHAYVLFYIQKSELERDRGSEPGAGESTSLQADHAGTAAAQGGSETDPNIEVPQLEDHVEETPPPAITLDQWRFLQESHRPKSGFNLRKLEFALPPDAVLIHQSKYRDEMGKDHREPNIYRLNSSARDVPPQRATAINQVPCLPGRARATKRKNKKGQRSQEAVQGSHYRL; this is encoded by the coding sequence ATGGAGACGCCCTCTCCCCACTGCCGAGAGGAGTCTCAGTTCCATGTCTTTCCAAACCTCAACTCTTGCGGGTCAAATACGGGTGGTGCTGAAGGCCACGGAGGACCCACTCTACCTGAGAAGCCGTCACCGTCATCGCACACACCCTGCGACCTGCCTAACGGTTGGGCTCCCGCGTCAATAGGTCTGCCCCCCGCAAAGAAACCTGCGAGTTGGAGGAGACCTTCTGTGGTTGGGGCTGGCCTGCAGAACCTGGGGAACACGTGCTATGCGAATGCAGCGCTGCAGTGTCTGACGTACACACCACCCCTCGCCGGCTACATGCTGTCCCAGGAGCACTCCCGAAGCTGTGGGAGGCAGCCATTCTGCGTGCTGTGTGCTCTGCAGGCTCACGTGACCCGGGCCCTCTGCCGTCCGGGAGATGTGATCCGGCCTCCGCCAAAACTGCTCGCTGCCTtccacacacacaggcaggagGATGCCCATGAGTTTCTGATGTTCACTCTGGATGCTATGCAGGAAGCGTGTTTGCGTGAGGACAAGCCTTCAGAGCCTCAGGCTCAGGACGCCACCCTCATCCAGCAAATCTTTGGCGGGTACTGGAGGTCTCAAATCCAGTGTCTCCACTGCCAGGGTGTCTCCAGCACTTTGGACCCTTACCTGGACATTAGCCTGGATATCAGGGCAGCTCAGAGTGTGAGCCAAGCTTTGCAACACTTGGTGAAGCCCGAACGGTTGGATGGTGAAAATGCCTATCGTTGTAGTACTTGTCTCGACAAGGTACCTGCTTCCAAGACGTTGACTTTGCACACTTGCCCCAAGGTCCTGATGCTGGTATTGAAACGATTCTGCCATTTCACGGGCAGCAAACTGGCTAAGGAAGTGCAATATCCTGAGCGCCTTGACATGCGACGATACGTGTCTGGGCAGAACGGGGGGTCGCTGACTTATGTGCTCTATGCCGTGCTGGTGCACGCGGGCTGGAATTGTCACAGCGGACATTACTTCTGTTACATCAAAGCTGGGAACGGCCAGTGGTACAAAATGGATGATGCGAAGGTAACCGCCAGTGATGCGACGTCTGCCCTGAGCCAACATGCCTATGTCCTCTTTTACATCCAGAAGAGTGAATTGGAAAGAGACCGTGGGAGTGAGCCAGGTGCTGGGGAATCCACATCCCTCCAGGCTGACCACGCAGGCACGGCTGCGGCCCAAGGGGGGTCTGAAACCGACCCCAACATCGAGGTGCCACAACTGGAGGATCACGTGGAAGAGACACCACCGCCAGCAATCACGTTAGACCAGTGGAGATTCCTCCAAGAAAGCCACCGTCCCAAGTCTGGATTCAACCTCAGGAAATTAGAATTTGCCCTTCCCCCCGACGCAGTCCTGATTCACCAGTCCAAATACAGAGATGAGATGGGAAAGGATCACCGTGAACCAAACATCTACCGGCTCAACAGTTCAGCCAGGGACGTCCCACCTCAGAGGGCAACGGCCATTAACCAAGTCCCTTGTCTCCCCGGCAGAGCCAGAGCTACcaagaggaagaacaagaagggACAGAGGTCTCAGGAAGCAGTGCAGGGATCCCACTACAGGCTTTGA
- the LOC131506279 gene encoding ubiquitin carboxyl-terminal hydrolase 17-like protein 13, with protein sequence MLPRKINKSYEVQQELPEQLDAENAYHDSTSLNKVPASKTLSMHTCSKVLMLVLKRFCHFTGSKLAKEVQYPECLDMRRYVSGQNGGSLTYVLYAVLVHAGWNCHSGHYFCYIKAGNGQWYKMDDAKVTASDATSALSQHAYVLFYIQKSELERDRGSEPGAGESTSLQADHAGTAAAQGGPETDPNIEVPQLEDHVEETPPPAITLDQWRFLQESHRPKSGFNLRKLEFALPPDAVLIHQSKYRDEMGKDHREPNIYRLNSSARDVPPQRATAINQVPCLPGRARATKRKNKKGQRSQEAVQGSHYRL encoded by the coding sequence ATGCtccccagaaaaataaataaatcgtaTGAGGTACAGCAGGAATTACCCGAACAGTTGGATGCTGAAAATGCCTATCATGATAGTACTTCTCTAAACAAGGTACCTGCTTCCAAGACGTTGAGTATGCACACTTGCTCCAAGGTCCTGATGCTGGTATTGAAACGATTCTGCCATTTCACGGGCAGCAAACTGGCTAAGGAAGTGCAATATCCTGAGTGCCTTGACATGCGACGATACGTGTCTGGGCAGAACGGGGGGTCGCTGACTTATGTGCTCTATGCCGTGCTGGTGCACGCGGGCTGGAATTGTCACAGCGGACATTACTTCTGTTACATCAAAGCTGGGAACGGCCAGTGGTACAAAATGGATGATGCGAAGGTAACCGCCAGTGATGCGACGTCTGCCCTGAGCCAACATGCCTATGTCCTCTTTTACATCCAGAAGAGCGAATTGGAAAGAGACCGTGGGAGTGAGCCAGGTGCTGGGGAATCCACATCCCTCCAGGCTGACCACGCAGGCACGGCTGCGGCCCAAGGGGGGCCTGAAACCGACCCCAACATCGAGGTGCCACAATTGGAGGATCACGTGGAAGAGACACCACCGCCAGCAATCACGTTAGACCAGTGGAGATTCCTCCAAGAAAGCCACCGTCCCAAGTCTGGATTCAACCTCAGGAAATTAGAATTTGCCCTTCCCCCCGACGCAGTCCTGATTCACCAGTCCAAATACAGAGATGAGATGGGAAAGGATCACCGTGAACCAAACATCTACCGGCTCAACAGTTCAGCCAGGGACGTCCCACCTCAGAGGGCAACGGCCATTAACCAAGTCCCTTGTCTCCCCGGCAGAGCCAGAGCTACcaagaggaagaacaagaagggACAGAGGTCTCAGGAAGCAGTGCAGGGATCCCACTACAGGCTTTGA